A DNA window from Methylobacterium sp. NMS14P contains the following coding sequences:
- a CDS encoding response regulator translates to MAGLKPILLVEDNPNDIELTLAALESSQLANEIVICRDGAEALDFIYRRGAHEKRQAQDPAVVLLDLKLPKVDGLEVLAKIKGDPVTRQVPVVMLTSSREETDLVRSYDLGVNAFVVKPVAFEEFFAAIKEIGVFWALLNEPPPYRGGWPSNA, encoded by the coding sequence ATGGCGGGACTGAAGCCCATCCTCCTGGTCGAGGACAACCCGAACGACATCGAGCTGACGCTGGCGGCCCTCGAATCGAGCCAGCTCGCCAACGAGATCGTCATCTGCCGCGACGGCGCCGAGGCCCTCGACTTCATCTACCGGCGGGGCGCGCACGAGAAGCGGCAGGCCCAGGATCCCGCGGTGGTCCTGCTCGACCTGAAGCTGCCGAAGGTCGACGGCCTGGAGGTGCTCGCCAAGATCAAGGGCGACCCGGTCACCCGCCAGGTGCCGGTGGTGATGCTGACCTCCTCCCGCGAGGAGACCGACCTCGTGCGCTCCTACGATCTCGGGGTGAACGCCTTCGTGGTGAAGCCGGTCGCCTTCGAGGAGTTCTTCGCGGCGATCAAGGAGATCGGCGTGTTCTGGGCCCTCCTCAACGAGCCGCCGCCGTACCGGGGAGGCTGGCCATCGAACGCGTGA
- a CDS encoding ATP-binding protein → MNLRSGAAQRLDLTACDREPIHIVGSVQPHGFLLGLEARSLTIVQASANAPAAASVGTLLDAALPDLAAIVRHHLEAAEPQDGALYLRTVTLETGGGRQAYEVAAHRVDDLVVLELEEIDAAAAEIGIDVLTPRLRAFVERLQTALTVEDLCQFVAEDIRQITGLDRALVYRFDRDWHGTVLAEAGNGVLPSYLDLRFPASDIPVQARELYRRNRLRIIPDAGYVPVPIRPATTPSGRPLDLSQSVLRSVSPVHVEYMRNMGTMASMSVSILVDGGLWGLISCHNRTPKRVPLQARNACDVLTQIFALQLSARERGAQSEKRLALGAVQARLLAFMAEEDSFVDGLLNHPDDVLALVDATGAAVVTADRCRLLGATPTEREVRALYRWLSERDDAEEVFVSEALSEAFPAAGAFADRASGLLAISVSKKYASYILWFRPEVVRTVKWGGNPVKAVRPDPDGGPDRLHPRKSFEIWKETVQGRSLPWSDPEVEAAKDLRASVLGIVLRRAEELAAMSEELQRSNKELEAFSYSVSHDLRAPFRHIVGYANLLKTREGAQLSDKGRHYVETIIEAAFSAGTLVDSLLSFSQMGRHALNKVWGDMNALVEEVRRKVLRDVTPDRTLRWEIAPLGRAYADPIMLRLVIENLLSNAVKYTRGTPEAVIAMGSLPPREGEAVYFVRDNGAGFDMAYVDKLFGVFQRLHRVEEFEGTGIGLANVRRIVERHGGRTWAEGRLGEGATFYFTLPIREEAH, encoded by the coding sequence TTGAACCTTCGAAGCGGCGCGGCCCAGCGTCTCGACCTGACCGCGTGCGATCGCGAGCCCATCCACATCGTCGGCAGCGTCCAGCCGCACGGGTTCCTGCTCGGCCTCGAGGCCCGGTCCCTCACCATCGTTCAGGCGAGCGCCAACGCCCCCGCGGCGGCCTCGGTCGGGACCCTCCTCGACGCGGCCCTGCCCGACCTCGCGGCCATCGTCCGCCACCATCTCGAGGCGGCGGAGCCCCAGGACGGCGCCCTCTATCTCCGGACCGTGACGCTGGAGACCGGCGGCGGGCGCCAAGCCTACGAGGTCGCGGCCCACCGGGTCGACGATCTCGTCGTGCTGGAACTGGAGGAGATCGACGCGGCCGCGGCCGAGATCGGCATCGACGTGCTGACCCCGCGGCTGCGGGCCTTCGTCGAGCGCCTGCAGACCGCCCTCACCGTCGAGGACCTCTGCCAGTTCGTCGCCGAGGACATCCGCCAGATCACCGGCCTCGACCGGGCCCTGGTCTACCGGTTCGACCGCGACTGGCACGGCACGGTGCTGGCGGAGGCCGGCAACGGCGTCCTGCCCTCCTACCTCGACCTGCGCTTCCCCGCCTCCGACATCCCCGTCCAGGCGCGCGAGCTCTACCGCCGGAACCGGCTGCGCATCATCCCCGATGCCGGCTACGTCCCGGTGCCGATCCGGCCGGCCACCACGCCCTCCGGCAGGCCGCTGGACCTCAGCCAGTCGGTGCTGCGCTCGGTCTCGCCGGTCCACGTCGAGTACATGCGCAACATGGGCACGATGGCGTCCATGTCGGTGTCGATCCTCGTGGACGGCGGCCTCTGGGGCCTGATCTCCTGCCACAACCGCACGCCCAAGCGCGTGCCCCTCCAGGCGCGCAACGCCTGCGACGTGCTCACCCAGATCTTCGCCCTGCAGCTCTCGGCCCGCGAGCGCGGCGCCCAGTCCGAGAAGCGGCTGGCGCTGGGCGCCGTGCAGGCGCGCCTCCTCGCCTTCATGGCCGAGGAGGACAGCTTCGTCGACGGCCTGCTCAACCACCCCGACGACGTCCTGGCCCTCGTGGACGCGACCGGCGCCGCGGTGGTGACGGCGGACCGCTGCCGGCTGCTCGGGGCGACGCCGACCGAGCGCGAGGTCCGCGCCCTCTACCGGTGGCTGTCCGAGCGCGACGATGCCGAGGAGGTCTTCGTCTCCGAGGCCCTGTCGGAGGCGTTCCCGGCCGCCGGCGCCTTCGCCGATCGGGCGAGCGGCCTCCTGGCGATCTCGGTCTCGAAGAAGTACGCGAGCTACATCCTCTGGTTCAGGCCCGAGGTCGTGCGGACGGTGAAGTGGGGCGGCAACCCCGTGAAGGCCGTCCGGCCCGACCCGGACGGCGGCCCGGACCGGCTGCACCCGCGCAAGTCGTTCGAGATCTGGAAGGAGACCGTGCAGGGCCGCTCCCTGCCCTGGTCCGACCCGGAGGTGGAGGCCGCCAAGGACCTGCGCGCCTCGGTGCTCGGCATCGTGCTCCGCCGGGCCGAGGAGCTCGCCGCCATGAGCGAGGAGCTGCAGCGCTCGAACAAGGAGCTGGAGGCGTTCTCGTACTCGGTCAGCCACGACCTGCGCGCACCGTTCCGCCACATCGTCGGCTACGCGAACCTGCTCAAGACCCGCGAGGGCGCCCAGCTCTCCGACAAGGGCCGGCACTACGTGGAGACGATCATCGAGGCGGCCTTCTCGGCCGGCACCCTGGTCGACAGCCTCCTGAGCTTCTCGCAGATGGGCCGGCACGCCCTGAACAAGGTCTGGGGCGACATGAACGCCCTGGTGGAGGAGGTCCGCCGGAAGGTCCTGCGCGACGTCACCCCCGACCGGACCCTCCGCTGGGAGATCGCGCCGCTGGGCCGCGCCTACGCCGACCCCATCATGCTGCGGCTCGTCATCGAGAACCTGCTGTCGAACGCCGTGAAGTACACCCGCGGCACCCCGGAGGCGGTGATCGCGATGGGCAGCCTCCCGCCCCGGGAGGGCGAGGCGGTCTACTTCGTGCGCGACAACGGCGCCGGGTTCGACATGGCCTACGTCGACAAGCTGTTCGGCGTCTTCCAGCGGCTGCACCGGGTCGAGGAGTTCGAGGGCACGGGCATCGGCCTCGCCAACGTCCGTCGCATCGTCGAGCGCCACGGCGGCCGGACCTGGGCCGAGGGCAGGCTCGGCGAGGGCGCCACCTTCTACTTCACCCTGCCTATCCGGGAGGAGGCGCACTGA
- a CDS encoding peroxidase-related enzyme (This protein belongs to a clade of uncharacterized proteins related to peroxidases such as the alkylhydroperoxidase AhpD.), whose protein sequence is MSAEDAPIGRFPIPRLETLPDDIRARIEAVQEKSGFVPNVFLVLAHRPDEFRAFFAYHDALMDRPGNLTKAEREMIVVATSAMNQCQYCVIAHGAILRIRAKDPLIADQVAINYRKADISDRQKAMLDFAMLVSQSAHHVGEAAFAALRVHGFDDADAWDIAAIAAFFGLSNRLANVSNMRPNPEFYALGRG, encoded by the coding sequence ATGTCAGCCGAAGACGCCCCGATCGGCCGCTTCCCGATCCCCCGCCTGGAGACGCTGCCGGACGACATCCGCGCGCGGATCGAGGCGGTGCAGGAGAAGTCCGGCTTCGTCCCGAACGTGTTCCTGGTGCTCGCCCACCGTCCGGACGAGTTCCGGGCCTTCTTCGCCTACCACGACGCCCTCATGGACAGGCCGGGCAACCTGACCAAGGCCGAGCGCGAGATGATCGTGGTGGCGACCTCGGCCATGAACCAGTGCCAGTACTGCGTGATCGCCCACGGGGCGATCCTCCGGATCCGCGCCAAGGACCCGCTGATCGCCGATCAGGTGGCGATCAACTACCGCAAGGCCGACATCTCCGACCGGCAGAAGGCGATGCTCGACTTCGCCATGCTGGTCAGCCAGTCCGCGCACCATGTCGGGGAGGCCGCGTTCGCGGCGCTCAGGGTCCACGGCTTCGACGACGCGGATGCCTGGGACATCGCCGCCATCGCGGCCTTCTTCGGCCTCTCGAACCGGCTGGCGAACGTCAGCAACATGCGGCCCAACCCGGAATTCTACGCGCTGGGGCGCGGCTGA
- a CDS encoding DUF4424 family protein translates to MRIAYRFHNLTDRDVETTIAFPMPDISGGPDAMLNIADPKHDNFLRFTTGVDGRPVESQVEQRAFVTPAGKPEIEVTGRLRSLGIPLVPTVEATEAALAVLGEDQRRGLAADGLLEAQDTGNGTTSLFPVWTLRSKFWRRQVFPAGRDVVRQSYVPGLGGLSSLSFGTATEGADERAAYARKYCTDAAFLKAAQGPARRIEAAGGGCRPSSSTCPT, encoded by the coding sequence GTGCGGATCGCCTACCGCTTCCACAACCTGACCGACCGGGACGTCGAGACGACGATCGCGTTCCCGATGCCCGACATCTCCGGGGGTCCCGACGCGATGCTGAACATCGCCGACCCGAAGCACGACAACTTCCTCCGCTTCACCACCGGGGTCGACGGCCGGCCGGTCGAATCGCAGGTCGAGCAGCGCGCCTTCGTCACGCCGGCCGGCAAGCCGGAGATCGAGGTGACCGGGCGGCTGAGGAGCCTCGGCATCCCCCTGGTTCCGACGGTCGAGGCGACCGAGGCCGCTCTGGCGGTCCTGGGCGAGGATCAGCGCCGCGGCCTCGCGGCGGACGGCCTCCTGGAGGCCCAGGACACGGGCAACGGCACGACGAGCCTGTTCCCGGTCTGGACCCTGCGGTCGAAGTTCTGGCGCCGGCAGGTCTTCCCGGCGGGACGCGACGTCGTCCGGCAGAGCTACGTTCCGGGCCTCGGCGGCCTCTCCAGCCTCTCGTTCGGGACCGCGACCGAGGGCGCCGACGAGAGGGCCGCCTACGCGCGGAAGTACTGCACGGACGCGGCCTTCCTGAAGGCGGCCCAGGGGCCCGCCCGCAGGATCGAGGCGGCGGGCGGGGGGTGCAGGCCTTCGAGCAGTACCTGTCCTACGTGA
- a CDS encoding DUF4424 family protein encodes MQAFEQYLSYVITSGGNWAGPIGTFKLTVDKGDPATLVSFCGTGVRKTGPTTFESVATDYVPGHDIDILLLKTTAGR; translated from the coding sequence GTGCAGGCCTTCGAGCAGTACCTGTCCTACGTGATCACCTCGGGCGGCAACTGGGCCGGACCGATCGGCACGTTCAAGCTGACCGTGGACAAGGGGGATCCCGCGACGCTCGTGTCGTTCTGCGGCACCGGCGTCCGCAAGACGGGCCCGACGACCTTCGAGAGCGTCGCGACGGATTACGTGCCCGGGCACGACATCGACATCCTGCTGCTCAAGACCACGGCGGGCCGATGA
- a CDS encoding lysozyme inhibitor LprI family protein, producing the protein MRIQAHPARPSPRSGLRSGLLGTLGALGVLGVPVAQAAPDCAASRGRVETLICADPALTRLDDELRRLFDRIVDETRGVDGETGRAIDTFGADHARWRAQVRDACPDTACLTRAYTARIAQVRHDWSRALSDTPALRHVVNARFGFSVDVPADLVAEPPPDNGDGQVFRSADGHLHLTVSGLNAVIDQDLDAVVAADRKTCLRQPPEYAARRPGWIVLSCTTAAGSLYRKTLLSGGRGGAFVTLRVRYPADEEARWRAAVTMAATSLRLTEPGRSTR; encoded by the coding sequence GTGCGTATCCAAGCCCATCCGGCGCGCCCGAGCCCGCGATCGGGCCTCCGATCAGGCCTCCTCGGCACCCTCGGTGCGCTCGGTGTTCTCGGCGTCCCCGTCGCCCAGGCAGCCCCGGATTGCGCCGCGAGCCGGGGCAGGGTCGAGACACTGATCTGTGCCGATCCCGCCCTGACGCGGCTGGACGACGAACTCAGGCGCCTGTTCGACAGGATCGTGGACGAGACGCGCGGGGTCGACGGCGAGACCGGCCGGGCGATCGACACCTTCGGCGCGGACCACGCGCGCTGGCGCGCGCAGGTCCGCGACGCCTGCCCGGACACGGCCTGCCTGACGCGGGCCTACACCGCGCGGATCGCGCAGGTCCGGCACGACTGGAGCCGGGCGCTGTCGGACACGCCGGCGCTGCGGCACGTGGTCAACGCCCGTTTCGGCTTCTCCGTCGACGTGCCCGCCGACCTCGTCGCGGAGCCGCCGCCGGACAACGGCGACGGGCAGGTCTTCCGCTCGGCCGACGGCCACCTGCACCTGACGGTGTCGGGCCTGAACGCCGTGATCGACCAGGATCTCGACGCCGTCGTGGCCGCGGATCGGAAGACCTGCCTGCGGCAGCCGCCCGAGTACGCGGCGCGCAGGCCCGGCTGGATCGTGCTCTCCTGCACGACGGCGGCCGGAAGCCTGTACCGGAAGACCCTCCTGTCGGGCGGCCGCGGCGGCGCCTTCGTGACCCTGCGCGTCCGCTACCCCGCGGACGAGGAGGCGCGATGGCGCGCGGCCGTCACCATGGCCGCGACCTCGCTGCGCCTGACGGAACCGGGCCGGAGCACCCGCTGA
- a CDS encoding YiiG family protein has protein sequence MRATTLRTTTWLMLAALLAAAPARAQAPAQTPAPAPAGPATRPESDPAQETIRKLNAYVGLLNRTLRAQESLSRYQSWVNMKTGPTGRERIIYGLYGLYDVRGEIAKAEAATAQPPAMPDLDGAVKSYIAAYQALAPTVTEAEGYYERQDYRADKMEQGKALHAKLAVAGPAFLAARAKVDAALRVEKEKSDALELAALEAREGRKARWHVANVMTACRKVMDLLPTDARPVVDMAAFDAALGRYAVAVKDMDGYSAANPNSFHVFESRPRALLGKLREFDDKLAKARGDARRGAGRDVTWIVNDYNMMVSTAQTATTFSR, from the coding sequence ATGAGAGCGACGACCCTGAGAACGACGACTTGGTTGATGCTGGCCGCGCTGCTCGCCGCCGCCCCGGCCCGCGCGCAGGCCCCCGCTCAGACCCCCGCCCCGGCACCGGCGGGTCCGGCGACCAGGCCCGAGAGCGATCCCGCGCAGGAGACGATCCGCAAGCTCAACGCCTATGTCGGCCTCCTCAACCGGACCCTGCGGGCGCAGGAATCGCTCAGCCGCTATCAGAGCTGGGTCAACATGAAGACCGGCCCGACCGGCCGCGAGCGGATCATCTACGGCCTCTACGGGCTCTACGACGTGCGCGGCGAGATCGCGAAGGCGGAGGCCGCGACCGCGCAGCCCCCCGCGATGCCGGACCTCGACGGTGCCGTGAAGAGTTACATCGCCGCCTATCAGGCGCTCGCCCCGACGGTCACCGAGGCGGAGGGCTACTACGAGCGGCAGGATTACCGCGCGGACAAGATGGAGCAGGGCAAGGCGCTCCACGCCAAGCTCGCCGTCGCGGGGCCGGCCTTCCTGGCGGCGCGCGCCAAGGTCGACGCCGCGCTGCGGGTCGAGAAGGAGAAGAGCGACGCGCTGGAACTCGCCGCCCTCGAGGCGCGGGAGGGCCGCAAGGCGCGCTGGCACGTCGCGAACGTGATGACCGCCTGCCGCAAGGTCATGGACCTGCTGCCCACCGACGCCAGGCCGGTCGTCGACATGGCGGCCTTCGACGCCGCGCTCGGGCGCTACGCCGTCGCCGTGAAGGACATGGACGGGTACAGCGCCGCCAACCCGAACTCCTTCCACGTGTTCGAGAGCCGGCCGCGCGCGCTCCTGGGCAAGCTGCGCGAGTTCGACGACAAGCTCGCCAAGGCCAGGGGCGACGCCCGGCGCGGCGCCGGGCGCGACGTGACCTGGATCGTGAACGACTACAACATGATGGTCTCGACCGCGCAGACCGCCACGACCTTCTCTCGGTGA
- a CDS encoding HD domain-containing protein, with protein MLDGHPRILADLRARLAEPHRVYHGQAHIDALLAAFRARRGTVRHPDAVELAIWFHDAVYRPGAPDNERRSAALLRTLLEGAVPAPALAAAETMILATERHAVPDGLPAALAADVALFLDLDMAILGAQPAAYDGYAAGVAREFVPVVGAAAYRQGRAAFLRGALESGRPLFVTDRARAELEGPARSNMRRELDALGR; from the coding sequence ATGCTCGACGGCCATCCCCGCATCCTGGCTGACCTGCGTGCCCGGCTGGCCGAGCCGCACCGCGTCTATCACGGCCAGGCCCATATCGACGCGCTCCTGGCGGCGTTTCGCGCCCGCCGCGGGACGGTCCGGCATCCCGACGCGGTCGAACTGGCGATCTGGTTCCACGACGCCGTCTACCGGCCGGGCGCCCCGGACAACGAGCGGCGCAGCGCCGCGCTCCTGCGGACGCTGCTGGAGGGCGCGGTCCCGGCGCCCGCGCTGGCGGCGGCCGAGACGATGATCCTGGCGACCGAGCGGCACGCCGTCCCGGACGGTCTCCCGGCCGCGCTCGCCGCGGACGTCGCGCTCTTCCTCGACCTGGACATGGCGATCCTGGGGGCGCAGCCCGCCGCCTACGACGGCTACGCCGCCGGCGTGGCGCGGGAATTCGTCCCGGTCGTGGGCGCGGCCGCCTACCGGCAGGGGCGCGCCGCCTTCCTGCGGGGGGCCCTCGAATCCGGCCGGCCGCTGTTCGTCACCGACCGGGCCCGGGCGGAGCTGGAGGGGCCGGCGCGGTCGAACATGCGGCGGGAGCTCGACGCACTGGGCCGGTGA
- a CDS encoding glutathionylspermidine synthase family protein has protein sequence MRRVPIPERPDWRLHAARAGFTFHTFDGAPYWDESAYYAFSLAEIEDAIEAPSAALHDLCLAFVDRAVRDAAILASLRIPEHAWDAIRASWDRRDPSLYGRFDFSYGGDGPAKLLEYNADTPTALYESAVFQWLWLEDGLARGRLPAGADQFNTLHEALVARLAAVAPPEGVAFAGFPDAPEDRGTLAYLQDCALQAGRAAPFLPVEAIGLDRDGRFVDAAGAPIGCLFKLYPWEWMFADPFGRAVGSATTRFLEPPWKAVLSNKGLLAHLWAMAPGHPNLLPTFFEEDPAKAALGRSFVKKPLYGREGANVLIVRDGAVAARDEGPYGGEGYVRQALAALPDFAGRRALVGSWMVGDRPAGLCVRESDGLITTDRARFVPHLIAP, from the coding sequence ATGCGCCGCGTGCCGATCCCGGAGCGGCCCGACTGGCGGCTCCACGCCGCGCGCGCCGGCTTCACCTTCCACACGTTCGACGGCGCCCCCTACTGGGACGAGAGCGCCTACTACGCCTTCAGCCTCGCGGAGATCGAGGACGCCATCGAGGCGCCGAGCGCCGCGCTGCACGACCTCTGCCTCGCCTTCGTGGACCGGGCGGTCCGGGACGCGGCGATCCTCGCCTCGCTGCGGATCCCCGAGCACGCCTGGGACGCGATCCGGGCGAGCTGGGACCGGCGCGATCCCAGCCTCTACGGGCGCTTCGACTTCAGCTACGGGGGCGACGGGCCGGCCAAGCTCCTCGAGTACAACGCCGACACGCCCACCGCCCTCTACGAGAGCGCGGTCTTCCAGTGGCTGTGGCTGGAGGACGGGCTGGCGCGGGGACGCCTCCCCGCCGGCGCCGACCAGTTCAACACCCTGCACGAGGCGCTGGTGGCGCGCCTCGCCGCGGTGGCGCCCCCGGAAGGCGTCGCCTTCGCGGGCTTCCCCGACGCGCCGGAGGATCGCGGCACGCTCGCCTATCTCCAGGACTGCGCGCTCCAGGCCGGCCGCGCCGCCCCCTTCCTGCCGGTCGAGGCGATCGGGCTCGACCGGGACGGGCGCTTCGTGGACGCGGCCGGCGCCCCGATCGGCTGCCTGTTCAAGCTCTACCCGTGGGAGTGGATGTTCGCCGACCCGTTCGGCCGCGCGGTCGGTTCGGCCACGACCCGGTTCCTGGAGCCGCCCTGGAAGGCGGTGCTCTCCAACAAGGGGCTGCTGGCGCATCTCTGGGCGATGGCGCCGGGCCATCCCAACCTGCTGCCGACCTTCTTCGAGGAGGACCCCGCCAAGGCCGCGCTGGGCCGGAGCTTCGTGAAGAAGCCCCTCTACGGGCGCGAGGGCGCCAACGTGCTGATCGTGCGCGACGGCGCCGTCGCGGCGCGCGACGAGGGGCCCTACGGCGGCGAGGGCTACGTGCGGCAGGCCCTGGCCGCGCTGCCCGACTTCGCGGGCCGCCGCGCGCTGGTCGGCAGCTGGATGGTCGGCGACCGGCCCGCCGGCCTGTGCGTGCGCGAGTCGGACGGCCTCATCACGACCGATCGGGCCCGGTTCGTGCCGCACCTCATCGCGCCCTGA
- a CDS encoding DUF1190 domain-containing protein, producing MTETAPRPDAASGDAAGGPGAGFAATRRSKRSAAVSLVLVAGAGAAALTLGGLDPSQREEEALVYGTLGACIAQQLRGAEACIAAYTSAQETYAATAPRYETEADCQRHHGTGGCTPGAQVTEAARGRYLPVMAAFMMGRTDAQDLPVQPLYPHAPEEERDEAGAATAGHGGGYCTGAGGRVAYAGGVSRVHVPASVARTTSATPRTVSRGGFGGTGRATAFSGGSGGRAGGSGGG from the coding sequence GTGACGGAGACCGCGCCACGTCCCGACGCAGCCTCCGGCGACGCCGCCGGCGGGCCCGGGGCCGGCTTCGCCGCCACCCGCCGCTCCAAGCGCTCGGCCGCCGTGTCGCTGGTCCTGGTCGCGGGCGCCGGCGCGGCCGCCCTGACGCTCGGCGGCCTCGACCCGTCCCAGCGGGAGGAGGAGGCGCTCGTCTACGGGACGCTCGGCGCCTGCATCGCCCAGCAGCTGCGCGGCGCCGAAGCCTGCATCGCCGCCTACACGAGCGCGCAGGAGACCTACGCGGCGACGGCGCCGCGCTACGAGACCGAGGCTGATTGCCAGCGCCACCACGGGACCGGCGGCTGCACCCCGGGCGCGCAGGTCACGGAGGCCGCGCGCGGCCGCTACCTGCCGGTGATGGCCGCCTTCATGATGGGGCGCACGGACGCGCAGGACCTGCCGGTCCAGCCGCTCTACCCGCACGCGCCCGAGGAGGAGCGCGACGAGGCCGGGGCCGCGACGGCCGGGCACGGGGGCGGCTACTGCACCGGTGCGGGCGGGCGGGTCGCCTACGCGGGCGGCGTCTCGCGGGTCCACGTCCCCGCCTCGGTCGCCCGCACCACGAGCGCGACCCCGCGCACGGTCAGCCGCGGCGGCTTCGGCGGCACCGGGCGGGCGACGGCGTTCTCCGGAGGCTCGGGCGGCCGCGCGGGCGGATCCGGGGGCGGCTGA
- a CDS encoding DUF350 domain-containing protein — translation MTLVSGLPDFLLYLGTATGLTGLYLLIYTLATAHNELALIRRDVTAAAVALGGSLVGFTLPLAVAIYNARSLLDCLIWGLIALVIQIAIYWLVRLAVPDLSRRIEEDRAAAAILLGAASLAGGVVNAASMTY, via the coding sequence GTGACCCTGGTCTCCGGACTGCCCGACTTCCTGCTCTATCTCGGCACCGCGACCGGGCTGACCGGCCTCTACCTGCTGATCTACACCCTCGCCACCGCGCACAACGAGCTCGCGCTGATCCGCCGGGACGTGACGGCGGCCGCCGTCGCGCTGGGCGGGAGCCTGGTCGGCTTCACGCTGCCGCTGGCGGTGGCGATCTACAACGCGCGGTCGCTGCTCGACTGCCTGATCTGGGGGCTGATCGCCCTGGTGATCCAGATCGCGATCTACTGGCTCGTGCGCCTCGCGGTGCCGGACCTGTCGCGGCGCATCGAGGAGGACCGCGCCGCCGCCGCGATCCTCCTCGGCGCGGCCTCGCTGGCGGGCGGCGTCGTGAACGCCGCCTCGATGACCTATTGA
- a CDS encoding TIGR01459 family HAD-type hydrolase, with amino-acid sequence MSTTPAPIPTLQGLAEVADRYDLILCDVWGVLHDGQKAHTAAGEALIRFRGLPGARPRRVVLVSNAPRPGDGVGRILDRFGVPREAYDAILTSGDLTHDLIAARPGARIRHLGPERDLGIFQGLDLSLVPEPEADLVVCTGLFDDRSETPDDYRPELERLAARGLTMICANPDLVVESGNRLIPCAGLLAAAYAEIGGPVVYAGKPHRPVYEAALAKGAALTGAPVDPARVLAIGDAIRTDIAGARGFGIASLLVARGIHAEELGVTAAHHRLGDVAEWLGRQAVHPDAVIERLVW; translated from the coding sequence ATGAGCACCACCCCCGCGCCGATCCCGACCCTCCAGGGCCTCGCCGAGGTCGCCGACCGGTACGACCTGATCCTCTGCGACGTCTGGGGCGTGCTGCACGACGGCCAGAAGGCCCACACGGCCGCCGGCGAGGCGCTGATCCGGTTCCGCGGCCTCCCGGGCGCGCGGCCGCGCCGGGTCGTCCTCGTCTCGAACGCGCCCCGGCCCGGCGACGGCGTCGGCCGCATCCTCGACCGGTTCGGCGTGCCGCGGGAGGCCTACGACGCGATCCTGACATCGGGCGACCTCACCCACGACCTGATCGCCGCGCGCCCGGGTGCCCGGATCCGGCATCTCGGGCCGGAGCGCGACCTCGGCATCTTCCAGGGGCTCGACCTCAGCCTCGTCCCGGAGCCGGAGGCCGACCTCGTCGTCTGCACCGGCCTGTTCGACGACCGCAGCGAGACCCCCGACGATTACCGGCCGGAGCTGGAGCGCCTGGCGGCCCGCGGGCTGACGATGATCTGCGCCAATCCCGACCTCGTCGTGGAGAGCGGCAACCGCCTGATCCCCTGCGCGGGCCTGCTCGCGGCGGCCTACGCGGAGATCGGCGGCCCCGTGGTCTACGCCGGCAAGCCGCACCGCCCGGTCTACGAGGCGGCGCTCGCCAAGGGGGCCGCGCTCACCGGGGCCCCGGTGGATCCGGCGCGGGTCCTGGCGATCGGCGACGCGATCCGCACCGACATCGCCGGCGCCCGCGGCTTCGGCATCGCCAGCCTGCTGGTGGCCCGCGGCATCCACGCGGAGGAACTCGGCGTCACGGCCGCGCATCACCGGCTGGGCGACGTGGCGGAATGGCTCGGCCGGCAGGCGGTGCATCCGGACGCGGTGATCGAGCGGCTGGTCTGGTAG